Proteins from a single region of Bradyrhizobium diazoefficiens:
- a CDS encoding 2Fe-2S iron-sulfur cluster binding domain-containing protein, which translates to MGREMPQRRPAVHKVRLEPVGVEMEVEEGETVLDAAFRQGVALPHGCKEGQCSACKCILKEGDVEMLKYSTFALSDPEKESGQVLLCRTLVYSDAEVELLNYDEDLLSRSIAVKAFNGKLASVEPLTHDIVRIAIDLDEPMKFWAGQFADLTLHGAEITRSYSMSNPPSEPDRLEFIIKRYPGGAFSTAIGEAKIGDPITVKGPYGSCFRREQRDGPMILVGSGSGMAPLMSILLDQAARGETRPVRFFYGARTTHDLFALDVFADLEARMPDFKFIPALSHVEADSEWNGETGFIHDVLRRHLLDMENTEEADAYSCGPPPMIDAALPTLQMADIDPARIYFDKFTPATQA; encoded by the coding sequence ATGGGACGGGAAATGCCTCAGCGCAGGCCGGCGGTGCACAAGGTGCGCCTCGAGCCGGTAGGGGTCGAGATGGAAGTGGAGGAAGGTGAGACCGTCCTCGACGCAGCCTTCCGCCAGGGCGTCGCCCTGCCGCACGGCTGCAAGGAAGGGCAGTGCTCCGCGTGCAAATGCATCCTCAAGGAAGGGGATGTGGAGATGCTCAAATATTCGACCTTCGCGCTGTCCGACCCGGAGAAGGAAAGCGGTCAGGTCCTGTTGTGCCGGACGCTCGTCTATAGCGACGCCGAGGTCGAGCTGCTCAACTATGACGAGGACCTGCTGTCGCGCTCGATCGCAGTCAAGGCGTTCAACGGAAAGCTGGCGAGCGTCGAGCCGCTGACGCACGACATCGTTCGCATCGCGATCGACCTGGACGAGCCGATGAAGTTCTGGGCCGGACAGTTTGCGGACCTGACGCTCCATGGTGCGGAGATCACGCGCTCCTATTCGATGAGCAATCCACCGAGTGAGCCCGATCGCCTGGAGTTCATCATCAAGCGTTATCCCGGCGGGGCCTTCTCGACCGCGATCGGCGAGGCGAAGATCGGTGATCCGATCACGGTGAAGGGGCCTTATGGCTCTTGCTTCCGTCGCGAGCAGCGCGACGGGCCGATGATCCTGGTCGGCAGCGGATCGGGCATGGCACCGTTGATGTCGATCCTGCTCGACCAGGCGGCAAGGGGCGAGACGCGCCCGGTTCGCTTCTTCTATGGCGCCCGGACAACGCATGATCTGTTCGCGCTCGACGTCTTCGCCGACCTTGAAGCGCGGATGCCCGACTTCAAGTTCATTCCCGCCTTGTCACATGTCGAAGCGGATTCGGAGTGGAATGGCGAAACCGGATTCATCCACGACGTGCTGCGCCGCCACCTGCTCGACATGGAGAATACCGAGGAAGCGGACGCCTATAGCTGCGGTCCACCGCCGATGATCGATGCCGCACTGCCGACCCTACAAATGGCCGATATCGACCCGGCCAGGATATATTTCGACAAGTTCACGCCCGCCACCCAAGCATGA
- a CDS encoding methane monooxygenase, with translation MTEPLTLNKITSQKGISIGEATRLIADLGWTPSYVQDAMAVPTDYKISKSPRDPMKQVLRSYFPMQEEKDNRVYGALDAALRGDMFRNVEPRWIEWMKLFLAIIPFPEISAARSMAPLGQLAPGDHLRTGLTMQMVDEFRHSTIQMNLKKWYMENYIDPAGFDITEKAFGKCAATTIGRQFGEAFLTGDAITASNIYLQVAAETAFTNTLFVAMPSEAARNGDYALPTVFLSVQSDESRHIGNGHSMLMSVLKEPDNHLLLERDIRYSFWQNHMIVDAVIGTIIEYGTKNRDKNKESYAELWHRWIFEDYYRTYMLPLEKYGIKIHHDDVHEAFDSIVKKGYVHKFAQAISAGWWANFWRIEAQTERDFEWFEGKYPGWYDEFGAWWENYEKLSKPGSEIITFADTGYVYPHRCWSSLVPCVIREDFCVDEVDGELFTYASEVDRWTHKEAFAAEYQGRPTPAMGRFSGRRQWEEVYDGWDLADAIVDMGFLRPDGKTLIAQPHMSFEEKDMWTLDHVRGHTIRSPLLALRELKPEARAKHVEDYRKGFKIRRI, from the coding sequence ATGACTGAGCCACTCACACTCAACAAGATCACAAGCCAGAAGGGCATCAGTATCGGGGAGGCGACGCGCCTCATCGCCGATCTGGGCTGGACCCCGTCCTATGTGCAGGACGCGATGGCGGTCCCGACCGACTACAAGATCAGCAAGTCGCCGCGCGACCCGATGAAGCAGGTGCTGCGTTCCTATTTCCCTATGCAGGAAGAGAAGGACAATCGCGTCTATGGCGCGCTCGACGCAGCCTTGCGCGGCGACATGTTCCGCAACGTCGAGCCGCGCTGGATTGAATGGATGAAGCTGTTCCTGGCAATCATCCCCTTCCCCGAGATCTCGGCTGCCCGATCAATGGCGCCGCTCGGGCAGCTCGCCCCCGGCGATCATCTGCGCACCGGCTTGACGATGCAGATGGTGGACGAGTTCCGGCACTCGACCATCCAGATGAACCTCAAGAAATGGTACATGGAGAATTATATCGATCCGGCCGGGTTCGACATCACTGAGAAGGCGTTCGGCAAATGCGCTGCGACGACGATCGGGCGGCAGTTTGGCGAGGCCTTCCTGACCGGTGATGCGATCACCGCATCGAATATCTATCTCCAAGTCGCCGCCGAGACGGCGTTCACCAACACGCTGTTTGTGGCGATGCCGTCGGAGGCCGCACGCAACGGCGACTACGCGTTGCCGACCGTGTTCCTCTCGGTCCAGAGCGACGAAAGCCGCCATATCGGCAACGGCCATTCGATGCTGATGTCGGTACTGAAGGAGCCAGATAATCATCTGCTGTTGGAACGCGATATTCGTTATTCCTTCTGGCAGAACCACATGATCGTTGACGCGGTGATCGGTACGATCATCGAATATGGCACCAAGAATCGCGACAAGAATAAGGAGAGCTACGCGGAGCTGTGGCACCGCTGGATTTTCGAGGACTATTATCGCACTTATATGCTGCCGCTCGAAAAATACGGCATCAAGATTCACCACGACGACGTCCATGAGGCGTTCGATTCGATCGTCAAGAAGGGCTATGTCCACAAGTTCGCGCAGGCCATCTCGGCTGGCTGGTGGGCGAATTTCTGGCGGATCGAGGCGCAGACCGAGCGCGACTTCGAATGGTTCGAGGGCAAGTATCCGGGCTGGTACGACGAGTTCGGCGCCTGGTGGGAGAATTACGAGAAACTCTCCAAACCCGGCAGCGAGATCATCACCTTCGCCGACACCGGCTACGTTTATCCGCATCGCTGCTGGTCGAGCCTGGTGCCGTGCGTCATCCGCGAGGACTTCTGCGTCGACGAGGTGGACGGCGAGCTGTTCACTTATGCCAGCGAGGTCGACCGTTGGACCCACAAGGAAGCGTTCGCCGCCGAATATCAGGGCCGTCCGACCCCGGCGATGGGCCGCTTCTCAGGCCGCCGCCAGTGGGAAGAGGTCTATGACGGCTGGGATCTCGCCGACGCCATCGTTGACATGGGCTTCTTGCGTCCTGACGGCAAGACGCTGATCGCTCAGCCGCACATGTCGTTCGAGGAGAAGGACATGTGGACGCTTGACCATGTCCGAGGCCACACCATCCGCAGCCCGCTGCTCGCGCTGCGCGAACTGAAGCCCGAGGCGCGGGCCAAACATGTCGAGGATTATCGCAAGGGTTTCAAGATCCGCCGGATCTGA
- a CDS encoding sigma-70 family RNA polymerase sigma factor, with protein sequence MQERPDWVDDIDWDDLYPRVLAVAYRMNAGRANRRHEAEQLAQEAITRSFTTRTVDLKRYELFVYLVGIMRSIRSDQMRSPGARLFDFDDEAVIRFPARPTQDDALSIASLSQLIEQQDPGANQVAMHMLAGLRTSREIAEAMSVSPQKVDALKKNLRRIILELGRNEVRVKRKPPSGTKIADLEE encoded by the coding sequence ATGCAAGAACGACCGGACTGGGTGGACGACATCGATTGGGACGACCTCTATCCGAGAGTCCTCGCTGTCGCCTATCGGATGAATGCCGGCCGAGCGAACAGGCGGCACGAAGCCGAACAACTTGCGCAAGAAGCTATTACGCGGAGCTTCACAACCAGGACGGTTGACTTAAAAAGATACGAGCTCTTCGTCTATCTCGTCGGCATCATGCGAAGCATTCGCAGCGATCAGATGAGGTCACCAGGCGCAAGGTTGTTCGATTTCGATGATGAAGCGGTGATCCGCTTCCCGGCGCGTCCCACTCAAGACGACGCGCTGTCGATCGCGAGTCTTTCGCAACTCATCGAACAACAGGATCCAGGGGCCAACCAGGTGGCGATGCATATGCTCGCAGGACTGAGAACCTCGCGTGAAATAGCCGAGGCCATGAGTGTTTCTCCTCAAAAAGTGGACGCGCTCAAGAAGAATTTGCGCCGCATCATTCTGGAGCTTGGAAGGAACGAGGTGCGCGTCAAACGCAAGCCGCCGTCTGGCACCAAGATCGCCGATCTGGAGGAGTGA
- a CDS encoding MFS transporter — protein MRIPAPIAYIVVYVALYAAFGAASPFWPKFFETRALASQQIGLILAAAMLTRLVSGPLVAMLGDRLGSLRAVLAACAAVAASAAVALLWADTFWLLLVVALAQAAALAPTTSIADALSVNTVRPRLAGRPFEYGWIRGAASAAFVLGTLIAGQLVSPADLTPVIWMNAAFLIAATGATALLPGQARSQRSPPFAVSEMKALISLSQFRMMIIASALIYGSHAVHDVFAVIRWSDAGISTSTISFLWSEAVVAEVLVFMLAGPALLDRFGVRGAAVLAAAAGIVRWSVAGVTTSVLLLSLIQPLHGLTFALLHLACMRMMGVLVAASVAATAQALYAFGSGLLTAVLIYLSGALYASYAGAAFFCMAALCVVALPFAWFGFANGRG, from the coding sequence GTGCGCATTCCCGCACCAATCGCCTATATAGTCGTCTACGTTGCCCTCTACGCGGCGTTCGGCGCCGCATCTCCGTTCTGGCCAAAATTTTTCGAAACGAGAGCTCTGGCGTCTCAGCAGATCGGCCTGATCCTCGCCGCCGCGATGCTGACGCGGCTCGTTTCCGGACCGTTAGTTGCTATGCTGGGGGATCGGCTCGGGTCATTGCGCGCCGTGCTCGCAGCCTGCGCTGCCGTGGCGGCCTCAGCAGCCGTCGCGTTGCTCTGGGCTGATACATTCTGGTTATTGCTTGTTGTCGCGTTGGCTCAGGCTGCCGCTCTCGCCCCCACCACCTCGATCGCCGATGCGTTATCGGTCAATACTGTGAGGCCTCGGCTTGCCGGAAGGCCATTCGAGTACGGTTGGATACGAGGGGCTGCCTCCGCGGCTTTCGTCCTGGGAACACTGATCGCCGGACAACTCGTAAGCCCAGCCGATCTCACGCCGGTTATCTGGATGAACGCTGCCTTTCTGATCGCCGCCACTGGCGCCACTGCATTGCTACCTGGGCAAGCCCGATCGCAGAGGTCGCCGCCCTTTGCTGTGTCAGAGATGAAAGCGCTGATCAGTCTGTCGCAGTTTCGAATGATGATTATCGCATCAGCCTTGATCTATGGCAGTCATGCAGTGCACGATGTATTTGCAGTCATCAGGTGGAGCGATGCGGGCATCAGCACTTCGACGATCAGCTTCCTGTGGTCGGAAGCGGTGGTTGCTGAAGTGTTGGTGTTCATGCTCGCCGGTCCAGCACTCCTGGATAGGTTTGGCGTGCGTGGCGCGGCTGTCTTGGCAGCTGCGGCCGGAATCGTCCGCTGGTCTGTAGCGGGCGTGACCACCTCCGTGTTGCTGCTCTCGTTGATACAGCCGTTACACGGATTAACGTTCGCTCTGCTTCATCTCGCCTGCATGCGAATGATGGGGGTGCTCGTCGCAGCAAGCGTCGCCGCAACTGCGCAAGCTCTCTATGCCTTTGGCTCAGGCTTGCTAACGGCAGTACTGATCTACTTGTCAGGCGCACTATATGCTTCCTATGCCGGGGCGGCATTCTTTTGCATGGCGGCGCTCTGCGTCGTCGCGCTCCCGTTCGCCTGGTTTGGCTTCGCCAATGGGAGGGGCTGA
- a CDS encoding C13 family peptidase — protein sequence MDIEALAPDRRDGPYPDPCASYSEGWKFTGFPLFCVEPQFCSGDLETVFAMTSRSSIRRLGAPLVAFLLTIWPLVAPVDAVEDAGKIGVVSFGLYGDQGVFRSEATGAAQVVAGRFETGPINVEYNSKNGGSATIEALTKSLQTAANRLDAEKDVLFLILTSHGSPDGLAIKAGRLTETLTPSRLRDMLAKTGVRHKVVVISACYSGVFIPRLANPDVLVITAADAKHPSFGCQDKAKWTYFGDAFFNVALRNATSLKEAFLDARSLVRKRELREHFEPSNPLMAGGANVLPLLVGRP from the coding sequence TTGGACATTGAAGCACTCGCTCCGGATCGACGCGATGGGCCATATCCGGATCCATGCGCATCCTATTCTGAAGGATGGAAATTTACTGGCTTTCCGCTATTTTGTGTTGAACCGCAGTTCTGTAGCGGCGATCTCGAAACGGTGTTTGCCATGACCTCCAGGTCCTCGATCAGGCGGCTCGGCGCGCCGCTCGTCGCTTTTCTTCTGACAATCTGGCCGTTGGTTGCGCCGGTAGATGCCGTTGAGGACGCTGGAAAGATTGGCGTGGTGTCGTTTGGCCTGTACGGGGATCAAGGCGTGTTTAGATCCGAGGCGACCGGCGCGGCTCAGGTCGTGGCCGGCCGTTTCGAGACTGGCCCGATCAACGTGGAGTACAATTCCAAGAATGGCGGAAGTGCAACGATCGAAGCTCTGACCAAGTCGTTGCAGACGGCAGCCAACCGCTTGGATGCCGAGAAAGATGTTCTCTTTTTGATTCTCACCTCACATGGCTCTCCTGATGGCCTTGCGATCAAGGCGGGGCGGCTCACAGAAACGCTCACGCCATCTCGTCTCCGCGACATGCTGGCGAAGACAGGTGTGCGACACAAGGTGGTGGTCATCTCGGCTTGTTATTCTGGAGTTTTTATCCCGCGTCTGGCGAATCCCGATGTGCTGGTCATCACCGCGGCCGATGCCAAACATCCGTCGTTCGGCTGCCAGGACAAGGCCAAGTGGACTTATTTTGGCGACGCATTTTTCAATGTCGCGCTCCGGAATGCCACTAGCCTGAAGGAGGCGTTTCTCGATGCGCGCTCACTCGTCCGGAAGCGAGAATTGCGGGAACATTTCGAGCCGTCGAATCCGCTCATGGCGGGCGGCGCAAACGTGCTGCCGTTGCTTGTCGGACGCCCTTGA